One Candidatus Omnitrophota bacterium genomic region harbors:
- a CDS encoding hemolysin family protein, with protein MGEVKMSVLLHLPLLLLLLALGILSAFFAIAETSLIGLSKIRLRHMVAKKVKRSLSVQRLLSNSDKFIISILVGNNIINIAMSAILTVIAVQLFGYKWGAVIATLFTAFVILIFCEISPKVLALKHTERTALLVAPVMEFFVWLFDPITRVFVFFSNLWLKIFRIAPVKRSPLITEEEIRLMIEVGRDEGVLTDEEKKMLHRIFEFGDIKINDVMIAKDKIVAINLDSSPEQVLDIFVEEGHARLPVYRDSIDNVVGIIYARDLLYILRDKGLFLLPDVVHSAYYVLGSVRINELLRKFQSEKVQIAIVVDENKKTLGLVTLEDLIEEIVGEIDEQHPAVGSR; from the coding sequence ATGGGCGAGGTTAAAATGAGCGTCTTGCTGCATTTGCCATTATTGCTCTTGCTTTTGGCCCTGGGGATCTTATCCGCTTTTTTCGCCATAGCCGAGACTTCGTTGATCGGCTTAAGCAAGATCCGCCTGCGCCATATGGTAGCCAAGAAAGTTAAGCGCAGCTTAAGCGTCCAGCGTCTTCTGTCCAATTCCGATAAATTCATAATTTCGATCCTGGTGGGCAATAATATAATCAATATCGCCATGTCCGCCATATTAACGGTGATCGCTGTTCAATTATTCGGGTATAAATGGGGGGCGGTGATCGCTACGCTCTTTACGGCGTTCGTTATCCTGATCTTCTGCGAGATAAGCCCGAAGGTCCTGGCTCTGAAACATACCGAGAGGACCGCTCTTTTAGTCGCCCCGGTAATGGAGTTCTTTGTCTGGCTGTTCGACCCAATCACCCGGGTATTCGTTTTTTTCAGCAATTTATGGTTGAAAATATTCCGGATCGCGCCGGTAAAAAGGTCACCGCTGATCACCGAGGAAGAGATCCGGCTGATGATCGAAGTGGGCAGGGATGAGGGCGTGCTTACCGATGAAGAGAAAAAGATGCTTCACCGCATCTTTGAGTTCGGGGATATTAAGATAAACGATGTGATGATCGCCAAGGATAAAATAGTGGCGATAAACCTTGATTCCAGCCCGGAGCAGGTTTTGGATATATTCGTCGAGGAGGGGCACGCCCGGTTGCCGGTCTATCGCGATTCGATAGATAACGTCGTGGGCATAATTTACGCCCGTGACCTCCTGTATATATTAAGGGATAAAGGCCTGTTCCTGTTGCCGGATGTGGTGCATTCGGCTTATTATGTCCTTGGGTCGGTCCGGATCAATGAATTGCTGCGGAAATTCCAATCCGAGAAGGTCCAGATCGCCATTGTGGTCGATGAGAATAAGAAAACCCTGGGGCTTGTTACCCTGGAAGACCTGATCGAAGAGATCGTCGGCGAGATCGATGAGCAGCATCCGGCTGTCGGGAGCCGATAA
- a CDS encoding DUF5679 domain-containing protein gives MAEKGYCVKCKASKEMINEEKVTMKNGRPAAKGKCPDCGTGMYKILGKK, from the coding sequence ATGGCTGAAAAAGGATATTGCGTAAAATGCAAGGCGAGCAAAGAAATGATTAATGAGGAAAAAGTCACCATGAAGAACGGCCGACCGGCGGCAAAAGGCAAATGCCCTGATTGCGGCACAGGGATGTACAAAATATTAGGAAAAAAATAA
- the rsfS gene encoding ribosome silencing factor, with the protein MALRIARIAKDKKALDVVCLDMRSVCGFCEYFVIASGTSLRQAKALADAVQEDLDKQRIKTLSKVSANEESGWIVLDYSSVVAHMFYKPKREFYSLEHLWSDAKKVRIPGAAGKKNKK; encoded by the coding sequence TTGGCGTTAAGGATTGCCCGTATTGCGAAGGATAAAAAAGCCCTGGACGTGGTCTGCCTAGATATGCGGAGTGTTTGCGGTTTTTGCGAATATTTCGTTATCGCCAGCGGGACCTCCTTGCGGCAGGCTAAGGCCTTAGCCGATGCTGTCCAGGAAGACCTAGACAAACAAAGAATAAAGACACTCTCGAAGGTCAGCGCGAATGAGGAATCCGGCTGGATAGTTTTGGATTATTCGTCGGTCGTGGCGCATATGTTCTACAAACCGAAGAGAGAGTTTTATTCTTTGGAACATCTCTGGTCGGACGCCAAAAAAGTAAGGATCCCCGGGGCCGCCGGGAAAAAAAATAAAAAGTAA
- the argS gene encoding arginine--tRNA ligase, producing MKSGIQKELIEIIKKALGDLKLDVFLSAGQEPELVLASAFGDLSSNIALRLASAVKKPPKVIADDIVREAQKHLQQADFKGYVSQIRVEGAGFINFYLSPEYFYEVLSSISGQKWDYTDIKSGGNGLPVMIEFVSANPTGALSVAHARQAAVGDALANIFLFLGYKAHKEYYLNDEGNQINILGESIRARLKQLNGEKVDFPENYYQGDYITDMARRIKEEKLDIKDFSEYGADAILDVIRQELKDFRVEFDCWYSQKALTKRGDIEKTFAFLREKGFLYKKEGAVWFRSTDFGDDKDRVVIKSDGSYTYLAPDIAYHWSKYLRGFKLLVNLLGPDHHGYISRLKASVSALGYEPDSLNVVIVQLASIFRDGKPVEMSTRKGQYITLREVLEEVGCDASRFFFLMRKTSSHLAFDLETAKKQTPENPVYYVQYAHARISSILRQAAKAVQPEGVDMSFLKEKEELDLIRKLWQFPYVLKVCAKTFDPYMLTVYLQEAAEGFHRFYDRHRVLGQDEGLTRARLALISAVNVTLAAGLKLAGVSAPEQM from the coding sequence ATGAAAAGCGGCATTCAAAAAGAGCTCATCGAGATAATCAAGAAGGCGCTTGGCGATTTAAAGCTGGATGTGTTTTTATCCGCCGGGCAGGAGCCGGAATTGGTCCTGGCTTCGGCGTTCGGCGACCTGTCCAGCAATATCGCCTTGAGACTGGCTTCCGCGGTCAAGAAGCCGCCTAAGGTTATTGCCGACGATATCGTCCGTGAAGCCCAAAAACACCTGCAGCAGGCTGATTTTAAGGGGTATGTCAGCCAGATCAGGGTGGAAGGCGCGGGTTTCATCAATTTTTACTTAAGCCCCGAATATTTCTATGAAGTGTTGTCGTCGATATCCGGGCAGAAATGGGATTATACGGATATTAAGTCCGGGGGCAATGGATTGCCGGTGATGATAGAATTCGTCAGCGCCAATCCCACCGGCGCCTTGTCTGTGGCGCATGCCAGACAGGCGGCAGTTGGGGACGCCCTGGCCAACATCTTTCTGTTCCTCGGATATAAGGCGCATAAAGAATATTACCTTAACGACGAAGGCAACCAGATAAATATACTGGGTGAATCCATCCGCGCAAGGCTTAAACAGTTGAATGGCGAAAAGGTCGATTTCCCGGAGAATTATTATCAGGGCGACTATATTACGGATATGGCCAGGCGGATCAAGGAAGAAAAACTGGATATCAAGGATTTCTCGGAATACGGGGCTGATGCCATATTGGACGTTATCCGTCAGGAGCTTAAGGATTTCCGCGTGGAATTCGACTGCTGGTACAGCCAGAAGGCCCTGACCAAAAGAGGGGATATCGAGAAGACCTTTGCGTTCCTGCGGGAAAAAGGATTTTTATACAAAAAAGAAGGCGCGGTCTGGTTCAGGTCCACGGATTTCGGCGATGACAAAGACCGGGTGGTCATTAAAAGCGACGGTTCTTATACTTACCTGGCCCCGGATATCGCCTATCACTGGAGCAAGTACCTGAGGGGATTTAAACTGCTGGTCAATCTTCTCGGCCCGGACCATCACGGTTATATCAGCCGATTGAAGGCCTCAGTGAGCGCGTTAGGTTATGAGCCGGACAGTCTTAATGTAGTAATAGTCCAACTGGCTTCGATATTCAGGGACGGCAAACCTGTGGAGATGTCCACTCGTAAAGGCCAGTATATCACTTTAAGGGAAGTCTTGGAGGAAGTGGGCTGCGACGCCTCGAGGTTTTTTTTCCTGATGCGCAAAACTTCCAGCCATCTCGCCTTTGACCTGGAAACAGCCAAGAAACAAACCCCGGAGAACCCGGTTTATTATGTCCAGTACGCGCACGCCCGGATAAGCAGCATACTTCGGCAGGCGGCTAAGGCTGTCCAGCCGGAGGGCGTTGATATGTCTTTCCTGAAAGAGAAAGAGGAACTGGACCTGATCCGCAAGCTTTGGCAGTTCCCTTATGTATTGAAAGTCTGCGCCAAGACATTTGATCCGTATATGCTTACCGTATACCTTCAGGAGGCAGCTGAGGGATTCCACCGTTTTTACGACCGGCACCGGGTTCTGGGGCAGGATGAAGGGTTGACCCGGGCAAGGCTCGCTTTGATCTCAGCGGTAAATGTCACTCTGGCCGCCGGATTGAAACTGGCCGGGGTTTCCGCCCCGGAGCAGATGTAA
- the recJ gene encoding single-stranded-DNA-specific exonuclease RecJ: protein MSSHKILNISIPDPKLQDKLSSSLGISRITSQILINRGIKSLKEAGNFLDPRLDQLLDPFSFSDMRLAVNLIKKSARNKDRVLVHGDYDVDGVTSLVLLTQTLRKLGLEAEHYIPHRIKEGYGLGRNIIKILKEKKIGLFITADCGTNSVEIIEEIKGQGIEVIITDHHEPSTTASYGWPVINPKISGSGYKYRDLAGVGVAFKLCQALTGSFLEDDLDLVCLGTICDSVPLTGENRVISKLGLEKIAESERPGLKALIQAAGINNKKMTQEFVGFILGPRINASGRMDTAETAFDLLMCDDEIKAAHLAKTLDTYNRQRQKVESEIMEEAQDLINKEVNFKEHQVMVVAKEGWHLGVLGVVASKLADRFYRPAILISINQGLCRGSGRSIKNFHLFEGLNDSKELLDGFGGHEHAIGMVIQQDNISQFRDKINLFAKDKLVFQDLIPSLDVDMELGLADIGREFILELGKLEPFGEGNARPLFYTRDLMLKGQPRLFNKNTMKFWVTDNDLTYSAIGFGMGQLKGELLNAGSFGLVYSPMIDNWQGQESMILDIKEIFFKTR, encoded by the coding sequence ATGTCCTCCCACAAAATACTTAATATTTCCATTCCCGATCCCAAACTGCAGGATAAACTAAGCAGTTCTCTGGGGATTTCCCGAATAACCAGCCAAATATTGATCAATAGAGGGATTAAAAGCCTGAAAGAAGCGGGGAATTTCCTGGATCCGCGTCTTGATCAGTTGTTAGACCCGTTTTCTTTCTCTGATATGCGGCTGGCGGTCAATTTGATCAAAAAGTCGGCCAGGAATAAGGACCGGGTATTGGTCCACGGCGATTATGATGTTGACGGGGTAACTTCGCTTGTTTTGTTAACGCAAACCCTGCGTAAACTGGGCCTGGAAGCCGAGCATTATATCCCTCACCGCATAAAAGAAGGATATGGCCTGGGCCGGAATATTATAAAGATATTAAAGGAAAAGAAGATAGGGCTTTTTATCACTGCGGATTGCGGGACTAACAGTGTGGAAATAATCGAAGAGATAAAAGGCCAGGGGATCGAGGTTATCATTACTGACCATCATGAGCCTTCGACAACCGCCTCTTACGGCTGGCCGGTGATCAATCCAAAGATCAGCGGGTCGGGATATAAATACCGGGATCTGGCGGGAGTGGGAGTGGCGTTCAAGCTTTGCCAGGCGCTGACCGGCAGTTTTTTGGAGGATGACCTGGACCTGGTTTGTCTGGGAACAATATGCGATTCCGTGCCTTTGACCGGAGAGAACCGGGTTATTTCCAAGCTCGGGCTGGAGAAGATAGCTGAAAGCGAAAGGCCGGGATTAAAAGCCCTTATCCAGGCTGCAGGTATAAATAACAAGAAAATGACCCAGGAATTCGTGGGTTTTATCCTGGGTCCGCGGATAAACGCCAGCGGCAGGATGGATACGGCTGAAACCGCGTTCGATCTGTTGATGTGCGATGACGAAATCAAGGCCGCGCACCTGGCTAAAACCCTGGATACGTATAACCGCCAGCGTCAGAAGGTAGAGAGCGAGATAATGGAAGAGGCGCAGGACCTGATCAATAAAGAAGTTAATTTCAAAGAGCATCAGGTAATGGTGGTGGCTAAAGAAGGATGGCATTTAGGGGTGTTGGGCGTTGTGGCTTCTAAGCTGGCGGACAGATTTTACAGGCCGGCCATACTTATATCGATAAACCAGGGATTATGCCGCGGTTCAGGCCGTTCCATCAAGAATTTCCATTTATTTGAAGGGCTTAACGATTCCAAGGAGTTATTGGATGGTTTCGGCGGGCACGAGCATGCCATAGGAATGGTCATCCAGCAGGATAATATCAGCCAATTCCGGGATAAGATCAATCTTTTTGCCAAAGATAAGCTGGTTTTCCAGGATCTGATCCCCAGCCTGGATGTTGATATGGAATTGGGGCTTGCCGATATTGGCAGGGAATTCATCCTTGAGTTGGGGAAACTGGAGCCGTTTGGAGAGGGCAATGCCCGTCCTTTATTCTATACCCGGGATCTTATGCTCAAAGGACAGCCTCGGTTATTCAATAAGAACACCATGAAATTCTGGGTAACCGACAATGACCTGACTTATTCTGCCATCGGTTTTGGCATGGGGCAGCTTAAGGGGGAATTGCTTAACGCGGGTAGTTTTGGCCTGGTTTACAGCCCGATGATCGATAACTGGCAGGGGCAGGAATCAATGATCCTTGATATAAAGGAAATATTCTTTAAAACACGTTAG
- the rpmB gene encoding 50S ribosomal protein L28, with product MFKECAICGKGPLVGKTVVRKGLAKKKGGTGSKIVRSTKRKFLPNLQKVRVVMGKHVKKIYICTKCLKKGNIVKA from the coding sequence ATGTTCAAAGAATGCGCGATTTGCGGCAAAGGCCCCCTTGTCGGTAAAACAGTGGTCAGAAAAGGGTTAGCTAAGAAAAAGGGCGGCACAGGAAGCAAGATCGTCCGCAGCACCAAACGCAAGTTTTTGCCTAATCTGCAGAAGGTCCGAGTAGTAATGGGCAAACATGTCAAAAAGATCTATATCTGCACAAAATGCCTTAAAAAAGGCAATATTGTCAAAGCCTGA
- the rpsB gene encoding 30S ribosomal protein S2, whose translation MPSELIKQLLEAGVHFGHKTSRWNPKMKKFIFGERSGIYIIDLEKTEECLNKTRDFLLDIAAKGEFVLFVGTKKQAQEVVLREAQRSGMYYVTERWPGGMLTNFATIKKSINRLKEIETMKKDGTFDNLKKKEVAMLEKELAKLNKNFSGIVPMERMPKAIFIVDTKKEDTAVREARRLNIPVIGLIDTNADPDLVDYPIAGNDDATKSIRIITTFLADSIVEGRKKFLSYLSHEGVAVKNDDSKKEGANEEAAAAVIPEEEAKIKGSGEITEDPGVVKDDAQDPKRVHPDVAQEKSKLRKKV comes from the coding sequence TTGCCATCAGAACTAATCAAACAACTTTTGGAAGCAGGGGTTCATTTCGGTCATAAGACTTCCCGCTGGAATCCCAAGATGAAGAAATTCATTTTCGGGGAGCGCAGCGGCATCTACATTATTGACCTGGAAAAGACCGAGGAGTGCCTGAACAAGACGCGGGATTTCCTTTTGGATATCGCCGCCAAAGGAGAATTCGTCCTTTTTGTCGGCACGAAGAAGCAGGCGCAGGAAGTCGTCCTGCGCGAGGCTCAGCGCAGCGGGATGTATTATGTCACCGAACGCTGGCCGGGCGGGATGCTTACTAATTTCGCCACGATCAAAAAGAGCATCAACCGTCTTAAGGAAATAGAGACGATGAAAAAAGACGGCACTTTCGATAATCTCAAGAAAAAAGAAGTCGCTATGCTGGAGAAGGAATTAGCGAAGCTGAACAAGAACTTTTCCGGGATCGTTCCCATGGAGCGCATGCCCAAGGCAATATTCATAGTTGACACCAAGAAAGAGGATACGGCGGTAAGGGAGGCCAGAAGGCTGAATATACCGGTCATCGGGCTTATCGATACCAACGCCGATCCTGACCTGGTGGATTATCCGATCGCCGGCAACGACGACGCGACTAAATCCATACGCATAATCACCACTTTCTTAGCCGACAGCATCGTCGAAGGAAGGAAGAAATTCTTATCCTATCTTTCGCATGAAGGCGTGGCGGTAAAGAATGATGATAGTAAAAAAGAAGGGGCCAATGAAGAGGCCGCGGCCGCCGTTATCCCGGAAGAGGAAGCGAAGATAAAGGGGAGCGGGGAGATAACCGAGGATCCCGGGGTGGTCAAGGATGATGCCCAGGACCCGAAGCGCGTTCATCCGGATGTTGCGCAGGAAAAATCAAAATTAAGAAAGAAGGTATAA